A stretch of Shinella zoogloeoides DNA encodes these proteins:
- a CDS encoding peroxiredoxin gives MAELVSGVEAPDFTLPRDGGGTLSLSGFRGRPVVLFFYPKDDTEGCTTEAKDFTAAKAQFDALGVALIGLSPDPVKKHDKFVKKHDLGVPLASDEGLQTLEAYGVWKEKSMYGRTYMGVERTTVLIDANGRIAEIWPKVKVKGHVEAVLEAARKL, from the coding sequence ATGGCAGAACTGGTCTCGGGCGTCGAAGCTCCGGATTTCACCCTTCCGCGCGACGGTGGCGGCACGCTTTCGCTGTCCGGCTTCCGCGGGCGTCCCGTGGTGCTTTTCTTCTATCCCAAGGACGACACGGAAGGCTGCACGACGGAAGCCAAGGATTTTACCGCCGCGAAGGCGCAGTTCGACGCCTTGGGCGTTGCGCTCATCGGCCTTTCGCCCGATCCCGTGAAAAAGCATGACAAGTTCGTCAAGAAACACGACCTCGGCGTGCCGCTCGCCTCGGACGAAGGCCTCCAGACGTTGGAAGCCTATGGCGTGTGGAAGGAAAAGAGCATGTATGGCCGCACCTATATGGGGGTGGAGCGCACGACCGTGCTCATCGACGCCAACGGCAGGATTGCCGAAATCTGGCCGAAGGTTAAGGTCAAGGGTCATGTCGAAGCCGTTCTCGAAGCTGCCAGAAAACTTTAA
- a CDS encoding ferritin-like domain-containing protein has translation MELPHIESLRGGATAAIIAADLDLKTALAQETARRWFARTLSMRSPRDPALPSRPGRPEKPELIPPKHMKKRSLHTLKGRIALLHALAHIELNAVDLALDIVARFTTERVPHSFFDGWMQVAFEEAKHFRLVRDRLRDLGADYGDVPAHDGLWQAAHDTRNDLTARLAVVPLILEARGLDVTPALQAKMRETGDNASADVLDIIYNDEKGHVAVGAKWFRFLCAREKKDPAATFKDLVRSNFRSPLKPPFNDVARAEAGLTPSFYRSLVSVSQS, from the coding sequence ATGGAATTACCGCATATCGAGAGCCTGCGTGGCGGCGCAACGGCGGCCATCATCGCGGCCGACCTCGACCTGAAGACGGCGCTGGCCCAGGAAACGGCGCGGCGCTGGTTCGCCCGCACGCTCTCGATGCGCTCGCCGCGCGATCCCGCGCTGCCGTCCCGCCCGGGCCGCCCGGAAAAGCCGGAACTCATTCCGCCCAAGCACATGAAAAAGCGCTCGCTGCACACGTTGAAGGGCCGTATCGCGCTTCTCCATGCCCTCGCCCATATCGAGCTGAATGCCGTGGACCTCGCGCTCGACATCGTCGCCCGCTTCACCACCGAGCGCGTGCCGCATTCCTTCTTCGACGGCTGGATGCAGGTCGCCTTCGAGGAAGCCAAGCACTTCCGTCTCGTGCGTGATCGCCTGCGCGACCTCGGCGCGGACTATGGCGACGTTCCAGCTCATGACGGGCTGTGGCAGGCCGCGCACGACACGCGCAACGACCTGACCGCGCGCCTTGCCGTGGTGCCGCTGATCCTGGAGGCGCGCGGCCTCGACGTGACGCCCGCCCTGCAGGCCAAGATGCGCGAGACCGGCGACAATGCCAGCGCCGACGTGCTCGATATCATCTACAACGACGAGAAGGGTCATGTGGCGGTGGGCGCCAAGTGGTTCCGCTTCCTCTGCGCCCGCGAGAAGAAGGACCCGGCCGCCACGTTCAAGGACCTTGTCCGCAGCAATTTCCGTAGCCCGCTGAAGCCGCCCTTCAACGATGTCGCCCGGGCCGAGGCAGGCCTGACGCCTTCCTTCTACCGTTCGCTCGTTTCCGTCAGCCAGAGCTGA
- a CDS encoding M23 family metallopeptidase — protein sequence MAERSENRVFGKRAKQHVVILASGDKIRHMTVRPWMVAVGFCFAGMFTVGYLAATSYLVLRDDLIGATMARQARMQHDYEDRISALRAQVDRVTSRQLLDQQVVEGKVEKLMQQQLALSERHGKLDALLNRAESSGVEATGAIPLPDEKPLIGERRADAAGAINAIMGIAPQKTTQLAYAATGESVADRADRLFSKVTLSLKDLEHEQLNRIQSLTSGASETADAIQTILRRTGFDVAEGSPPETDSDTAIGGPFVEPMDASDPFEASINDLDVALERLDAARRTARKLPFGNPSPQSSITSRFGNRTDPFLGRLALHAGIDFRVSTGTQVRSTGAGTVVVAGRNGGYGNMVEIDHGDGLTTRYAHLSRVLVKVGDHVEAADPVGLSGTTGRSTGPHLHYEVRREGKAVDPMRFLTAGMKLTTYMD from the coding sequence GTGGCGGAGCGTTCTGAAAACCGCGTCTTTGGAAAACGTGCGAAGCAGCATGTCGTGATCCTGGCGAGCGGCGACAAAATCCGCCACATGACCGTCCGCCCCTGGATGGTTGCCGTCGGCTTCTGCTTTGCCGGCATGTTCACGGTCGGCTATCTCGCCGCCACCTCCTATCTCGTCCTGCGCGACGACCTGATCGGCGCCACCATGGCGCGACAGGCCCGCATGCAGCACGACTACGAGGACCGCATCTCGGCGTTGCGCGCCCAGGTCGACCGCGTCACCAGCCGCCAGCTCCTCGACCAGCAGGTCGTCGAGGGCAAGGTGGAGAAGCTGATGCAGCAGCAACTGGCCCTCTCCGAACGCCACGGCAAGCTCGATGCGCTGCTCAACCGCGCAGAAAGCAGCGGCGTGGAAGCGACCGGCGCCATTCCCCTGCCCGACGAAAAGCCGCTGATCGGCGAACGCCGCGCCGACGCCGCCGGCGCGATCAATGCCATCATGGGCATCGCGCCGCAAAAGACGACGCAGCTTGCCTATGCCGCGACGGGCGAATCGGTCGCCGACCGCGCCGACCGTCTGTTCTCCAAGGTCACGCTATCCCTCAAGGATCTCGAGCACGAGCAACTGAACCGCATCCAGTCCCTGACGTCGGGCGCATCGGAAACGGCGGACGCCATCCAGACCATCCTGCGCCGCACCGGTTTCGACGTCGCCGAGGGCAGCCCACCCGAAACCGATTCGGATACGGCCATCGGCGGCCCCTTCGTCGAGCCGATGGACGCAAGCGACCCCTTCGAGGCGTCGATAAACGACCTCGACGTCGCGCTGGAACGCCTCGATGCGGCCCGCCGCACCGCACGCAAGCTGCCGTTCGGCAACCCCTCGCCGCAAAGCAGCATCACCAGCCGCTTCGGCAACCGGACCGACCCGTTCCTCGGACGTCTGGCGCTCCATGCCGGCATCGATTTCCGCGTTTCGACGGGCACGCAGGTTCGCTCGACGGGCGCCGGCACGGTCGTCGTGGCCGGCCGCAACGGCGGTTACGGCAACATGGTCGAGATCGACCATGGCGACGGACTGACGACGCGCTACGCCCACCTTTCCCGGGTTCTCGTCAAGGTCGGCGACCATGTGGAGGCTGCCGATCCGGTCGGCCTTTCCGGTACGACGGGCCGTTCGACCGGGCCGCACCTGCATTACGAGGTGCGCCGCGAGGGCAAGGCCGTCGACCCCATGCGGTTCCTCACCGCCGGCATGAAACTGACGACCTACATGGATTGA
- a CDS encoding DEAD/DEAH box helicase — MTTFADLGLSPKVLSAVTDAGYTIPTPIQAGAIPPALARRDILGIAQTGTGKTASFVLPMLTLLEKGRARARMPRTLILEPTRELAAQVAENFEKYGKNHKLNVALLIGGVSFDEQDRKLERGADVLICTPGRLLDHTERGKLLMTGVEILVIDEADRMLDMGFIPDIERIAKLIPFTRQTLFFSATMPPEIQKLADRFLQNPERIEVAPPSSTAKTVTQRLVATHGKDYEKRSTLRDLIRAQEDLKNAIIFCNRKVDVADLFRSLDRHGFSVGALHGDMDQRARTTMLANFKENKLTLLVASDVAARGLDIPDVSHVFNFDVPIHAEDYVHRIGRTGRAGRSGAAFTLVSKRDGKFVDAIEKLIDQKIEWLSGGIEDLPQQAESEERERPRNGRDRGGRDRDRDRSRGRNRGEPRVTETRAETSETEEKVDVVKAERKAEGRPQNPARNPRAANHAAPRPANDDSRDRRNRYRRDEDDGPTPLGFGDEVPAFMLIAGKA, encoded by the coding sequence TTGACCACTTTTGCTGATCTTGGCCTGAGCCCGAAAGTCCTGTCCGCCGTCACGGATGCGGGATATACGATCCCGACACCGATCCAGGCTGGCGCCATCCCGCCGGCGCTCGCCCGGCGCGACATCCTCGGCATCGCCCAGACGGGCACCGGCAAGACCGCCTCCTTCGTGCTGCCCATGCTGACGCTGCTCGAAAAGGGCCGCGCCCGCGCCCGCATGCCGCGCACGCTCATCCTCGAGCCGACACGGGAACTCGCCGCGCAGGTCGCGGAGAACTTCGAAAAATACGGCAAGAACCACAAGCTGAACGTCGCCCTCCTCATCGGCGGCGTCTCCTTCGACGAGCAGGACCGCAAGCTGGAGCGCGGCGCGGACGTGCTGATCTGCACCCCCGGCCGCCTGCTCGACCACACCGAGCGCGGCAAGCTGCTGATGACCGGCGTCGAGATCCTGGTCATCGACGAAGCCGACCGCATGCTCGACATGGGCTTCATCCCGGATATCGAGCGCATCGCAAAGCTCATCCCCTTCACCCGCCAGACGCTGTTCTTCTCGGCCACCATGCCGCCGGAAATCCAGAAGCTGGCCGATCGCTTCCTGCAGAATCCCGAGCGGATCGAGGTGGCGCCGCCCTCCTCCACCGCCAAGACCGTGACGCAGCGCCTCGTCGCCACGCACGGCAAGGACTATGAGAAGCGCTCGACGCTGCGCGACCTCATCCGCGCGCAGGAAGACCTGAAGAACGCCATCATCTTCTGCAACCGCAAGGTCGATGTCGCCGACCTCTTCCGCTCGCTCGACCGCCACGGCTTCTCCGTCGGCGCGCTGCATGGCGACATGGACCAGCGGGCGCGCACGACGATGCTGGCCAACTTCAAGGAAAACAAGCTCACGCTTCTCGTGGCCTCCGACGTCGCCGCTCGCGGCCTCGACATTCCGGATGTGAGCCACGTCTTCAACTTCGACGTCCCGATCCATGCCGAGGACTATGTCCACCGCATCGGCCGCACCGGCCGTGCCGGCCGCTCGGGCGCCGCCTTCACCCTCGTCTCCAAGCGCGACGGAAAGTTCGTCGATGCCATCGAAAAGCTGATCGATCAGAAGATCGAATGGCTGAGCGGCGGCATCGAGGACCTGCCGCAGCAGGCGGAAAGCGAGGAGCGCGAACGCCCCCGTAATGGTCGCGATCGCGGCGGTCGTGACCGCGACCGTGATCGTTCCCGCGGCCGCAACCGGGGTGAACCCCGCGTTACGGAAACCCGGGCAGAAACCAGCGAGACCGAAGAGAAGGTGGACGTCGTGAAGGCTGAACGCAAGGCGGAAGGGCGGCCGCAGAATCCCGCTCGCAATCCGCGGGCCGCAAACCATGCCGCGCCGCGCCCGGCGAACGACGACAGCCGTGACCGCCGCAACCGCTATCGCCGCGACGAGGATGACGGCCCGACGCCGCTCGGCTTCGGCGACGAGGTTCCGGCCTTCATGCTGATCGCCGGCAAGGCCTGA
- a CDS encoding NUDIX domain-containing protein has product MSIPGIDVPGLGCGLAILRDGRLLLYRRLRAPEAGSWNIVGGKVDHMERAIDSARREAEEESGLRIGAVELLCISEQIIEDERQHWLSLIYVTEDFSGEARVMEPEKLPEFGWFALDNLPSPLSRFAADAVKALRERHLALSAAS; this is encoded by the coding sequence ATGTCCATTCCAGGCATCGATGTGCCAGGCCTCGGTTGCGGCCTGGCCATTTTGCGTGACGGCAGGCTTTTGCTCTACCGGCGCCTGCGCGCGCCGGAAGCCGGCTCGTGGAACATCGTCGGCGGCAAGGTCGACCATATGGAGCGGGCGATCGATTCCGCCCGCCGCGAGGCCGAGGAAGAATCGGGACTACGCATCGGTGCGGTCGAACTTCTCTGCATTTCCGAACAGATCATCGAGGACGAGCGCCAGCACTGGCTCTCGCTCATCTATGTGACCGAGGATTTTTCCGGCGAAGCGCGCGTGATGGAGCCGGAAAAACTGCCGGAATTCGGCTGGTTCGCCCTGGACAACCTGCCCTCGCCGCTGTCGCGCTTCGCGGCGGATGCGGTGAAAGCGCTACGCGAACGTCACCTGGCCCTCAGCGCCGCCTCGTAG